One Pyrofollis japonicus DNA window includes the following coding sequences:
- a CDS encoding N-glycosylase/DNA lyase: MSFSSIINADRVRRVGEALSRIPLDAVHVIESNDPQYTAVKKIIEKCGPRGVALVVANALISYRLSLPGENYWLEYANYLSTEGCDNDISIIISRFLAISRGNRMLHRQKLSRIQKASRALQSISVNPLLFRDLRLLVNRIAASLGARPWEKTIVFAAKMAYYAYRALGINVKNAEEIPLPIDRRVALLTSTSGLIVAEPEIILQRLRDEAITAWRRVSEISGMPALHLDAVIWLPAKGIEKYLKMGIEAAREEYAKRLVDYSQGLIKWDVAKRVATEILYYDIFSKSKSKK; encoded by the coding sequence GAGAAGCACTTAGTCGCATTCCGCTAGATGCAGTACACGTTATTGAGTCTAATGACCCTCAGTACACAGCTGTAAAGAAAATTATAGAGAAGTGTGGTCCACGTGGAGTGGCCCTTGTCGTAGCTAACGCGCTCATAAGCTACCGACTTAGCCTTCCAGGAGAAAACTATTGGCTCGAATATGCAAACTACCTATCAACAGAAGGCTGCGATAACGACATCTCTATCATTATCTCAAGATTCCTTGCAATCAGCCGAGGCAACCGCATGCTTCACAGACAGAAACTTTCAAGAATACAGAAGGCATCAAGGGCTCTTCAATCAATATCTGTAAATCCATTACTGTTCCGCGATCTGAGATTGCTCGTTAATAGAATAGCGGCAAGTCTTGGAGCAAGGCCTTGGGAGAAAACAATAGTCTTTGCCGCAAAAATGGCCTACTATGCCTATCGAGCACTCGGAATTAATGTTAAAAACGCCGAGGAAATACCGTTACCTATTGATAGGCGTGTTGCGCTTCTAACAAGTACTTCAGGGCTCATAGTTGCCGAGCCAGAGATAATACTTCAAAGGCTACGCGACGAAGCGATTACAGCATGGAGACGTGTATCCGAGATATCAGGTATGCCAGCTTTGCACCTTGATGCAGTAATATGGTTGCCGGCAAAGGGTATTGAAAAATATCTCAAGATGGGTATTGAGGCAGCCCGTGAAGAGTACGCGAAACGCCTCGTAGACTATAGTCAAGGCCTAATAAAATGGGATGTTGCTAAACGCGTTGCAACCGAGATATTATATTACGATATCTTTTCAAAGAGTAAATCCAAGAAATAA
- the infB gene encoding translation initiation factor IF-2 codes for MSAEKQSGKRLRQPIVVVLGHVDHGKTTLLDRIRGTTVTAKEPGLITQHVGASLVPASVIEKLAEPLKKIIPFKLIIPGLLFIDTPGHEVFTNLRRRGGSVADFAILVVDINEGFQQQTYESIEILRQRKVPFIVAANKIDKIPGWKPHPNEPFLVSYQKQAPRVQEELERRLWDNVVAKLYEQGFQADRFDRVKDFTRTVAVVPVSAKTGEGIPELLAVLAGLTQRYLQHRLRFAEGPAKGVILEIREQPGMGTAADVIIYDGVLRRGDIIVTGGLNGPVITRVRALLMPKPLQEIRVAKRELEPVEEVYAAAGVRIVAPGLEEAVAGAPILVAQDEEEAKKLATHVMKEIESLRIKTDKEGVVVKADTLGSLEALVETLRRRGIPIRYADVGPVAKRDVIEAVASKEINKFYAVILAFNVKTLPEAEEEARKHGIKIFTNNVIYRLLEDFEKWYKEQIEAEKRKELEQLIRPGKIRIIPGYVFRRSNPAIVGVEVLGGIIKPGYPLMREDGKRIGTIMQIQDRGKTVQEARAGMAVAISIKGHVLVGRHIDEGDVLYTDIPERHAILWLTKYKNELSDDEMMVLKEILKIKRKQNPAFAITL; via the coding sequence ATGAGCGCAGAGAAGCAGAGCGGTAAACGACTAAGACAACCAATTGTTGTTGTCCTCGGCCACGTTGACCACGGTAAGACAACGCTTCTTGACAGAATCCGTGGAACAACTGTTACTGCTAAAGAACCTGGGTTAATAACTCAGCACGTTGGTGCAAGCCTTGTACCTGCAAGCGTTATTGAGAAACTCGCCGAGCCACTGAAAAAGATAATTCCATTCAAGCTGATAATTCCTGGCTTATTGTTCATAGACACGCCTGGCCACGAGGTCTTCACAAATCTTAGGAGAAGAGGGGGCAGCGTAGCAGACTTCGCAATCTTGGTTGTAGATATAAATGAGGGGTTCCAGCAGCAAACTTACGAATCAATAGAGATACTACGCCAAAGAAAGGTGCCCTTCATCGTTGCCGCCAACAAGATAGATAAAATCCCGGGCTGGAAGCCGCATCCGAACGAACCCTTCCTAGTATCGTACCAGAAGCAGGCGCCGCGGGTTCAGGAGGAGCTTGAGAGAAGACTATGGGATAACGTCGTAGCAAAGCTCTACGAGCAAGGATTCCAGGCCGACCGCTTTGATAGGGTAAAAGACTTTACGAGAACAGTGGCAGTGGTACCTGTCTCCGCGAAGACGGGCGAAGGCATTCCGGAGCTGCTGGCTGTTTTAGCAGGTCTTACGCAACGCTATCTACAGCATAGACTACGTTTCGCTGAGGGCCCAGCCAAAGGCGTCATACTAGAGATTAGAGAACAACCAGGCATGGGCACGGCCGCCGATGTAATAATCTACGATGGTGTTCTACGCAGAGGCGACATAATAGTTACTGGTGGGCTCAATGGCCCAGTTATAACACGTGTACGTGCACTGCTGATGCCTAAGCCTCTTCAAGAGATTCGTGTGGCTAAGAGAGAGCTTGAGCCCGTAGAGGAGGTATACGCTGCTGCGGGTGTGAGGATAGTTGCTCCAGGCCTTGAGGAAGCTGTAGCGGGTGCGCCGATACTTGTTGCCCAAGATGAAGAAGAGGCAAAGAAGCTAGCAACGCATGTGATGAAGGAGATAGAATCGCTCAGAATTAAGACCGATAAGGAAGGAGTTGTAGTAAAGGCAGACACGCTTGGAAGCCTTGAAGCCCTGGTAGAAACACTCAGGAGGAGAGGCATACCGATACGATATGCGGACGTAGGCCCTGTTGCAAAGCGCGATGTGATTGAAGCTGTTGCAAGCAAGGAAATTAACAAGTTCTATGCGGTAATACTAGCATTTAACGTGAAGACCCTTCCTGAAGCAGAAGAAGAGGCCAGAAAACACGGCATAAAGATATTCACCAATAACGTGATCTACCGGCTTCTCGAGGACTTCGAGAAATGGTACAAAGAACAAATAGAAGCAGAGAAACGAAAAGAGCTCGAACAGCTAATTAGGCCGGGCAAGATAAGGATAATCCCCGGCTATGTATTTAGGCGCAGCAACCCTGCCATCGTCGGTGTAGAAGTACTTGGAGGTATCATCAAGCCAGGCTACCCATTAATGAGGGAAGACGGTAAACGAATAGGCACAATAATGCAGATACAAGACCGTGGAAAGACCGTGCAAGAAGCACGCGCAGGAATGGCCGTCGCAATCTCGATAAAAGGCCACGTACTCGTCGGAAGGCACATAGATGAAGGAGACGTACTTTATACTGATATACCGGAGAGGCACGCAATACTATGGCTCACAAAGTACAAGAATGAACTAAGTGATGACGAGATGATGGTGCTCAAAGAAATACTAAAGATAAAGAGGAAACAAAACCCGGCATTTGCCATAACGCTCTAG
- a CDS encoding 30S ribosomal protein S6e has protein sequence MPEFKVVISDPKAGADIPEIKVKVKGDENIEYGDAEKSQKKLPICKANPELVKKLNAEHGIITIRIRKEEKKIKHTCKVVEDESIPPDEVRVSLEWLGDATGAEEAEGVAFRAKAWQITIASPQADQLIGLKIGDKFDGSLVGLPGYQLEIRGGSDNSGFPMLPTLPGPVKKKVLLSGPPGFHPREKGERRRKTVRGNTVTHDTVQINTVIVYSKK, from the coding sequence ATGCCTGAGTTCAAGGTCGTAATCTCGGATCCAAAGGCAGGAGCAGATATACCCGAGATCAAGGTAAAGGTTAAGGGAGACGAAAACATAGAATATGGTGATGCAGAGAAGTCTCAGAAAAAGCTGCCAATCTGTAAGGCCAATCCAGAACTAGTCAAGAAGCTAAACGCCGAGCACGGCATTATAACTATAAGGATACGCAAAGAGGAGAAAAAAATCAAGCATACTTGTAAAGTTGTTGAAGACGAGTCCATACCTCCCGACGAGGTCAGAGTAAGCCTCGAATGGCTCGGCGACGCAACCGGCGCGGAGGAAGCTGAAGGCGTTGCTTTTCGCGCAAAAGCGTGGCAAATAACTATAGCGAGTCCCCAAGCGGACCAGCTGATAGGGCTCAAGATCGGAGACAAGTTTGACGGCTCACTTGTGGGGCTACCTGGCTACCAGCTAGAGATACGTGGAGGAAGCGATAATAGCGGTTTTCCGATGCTGCCAACGCTTCCAGGGCCGGTAAAGAAGAAGGTACTATTGTCAGGGCCGCCTGGCTTCCATCCCAGAGAGAAGGGAGAACGCAGAAGAAAGACTGTTCGCGGTAACACGGTAACGCATGATACAGTCCAAATTAATACTGTAATAGTTTATTCAAAGAAGTAG